From Rutidosis leptorrhynchoides isolate AG116_Rl617_1_P2 chromosome 3, CSIRO_AGI_Rlap_v1, whole genome shotgun sequence, a single genomic window includes:
- the LOC139899532 gene encoding acetyl-coenzyme A carboxylase carboxyl transferase subunit alpha, chloroplastic-like, producing the protein MADETGLDFNDQIISLENKYQQALKDLYTHLTPIQQLRIARHPNRPTLLDYIFNITDKFVELHGDRAGYDDPAIVTGIGTIDGRRIMFIGHQKGRNTKENIHRNFGMPTPHGYRKALRMMRYAERHGFPIVTFIDTPGAFADLKSEEKGQGESIAQDLYTMAGIKVPTLGIVIGEGGSGGALAIICVNKLLVLENAVVYVASPEACAAILWKNSKASPKAAEKLKITATELCKLQIADSIIPEPLGGAHTDPHWTSQQIKTAILNSMDELQKMGTEELIRHRRLKHRKIGGFQEGLPVDPEKNFNMKRKEEPRPGLISDKVLQAEVNKLKDQIIMKAGESSSIAPDMDQNGLIEKLKREINYEFSEASKALGIEEKLSKMHEEFAKVETRQLTSGQIENLENLKKEFSDNLATAPNYGRLEYKLSLLKEITDAKVFAENYKKTLPLKSKVNEKFKQVLKKQNLKQKIEALKYEIEKSGVSAIEELDQKLKEKVVEIREEVESEFVNALESSGVHVASKVGNSSMSVIKAKVDELNSEINQIIQDVIESTPDLKNKIEMLKLEVAKDKNTPSEESKEKIAGLEVQIKQGVAEVMSCAAVKDKYEELQAELAELSGGSNGSLIKEPSYA; encoded by the exons GCGCTTAAAGATTTGTATACACACTTGACACCAATACAGCAACTTCGTATAGCTAGACACCCTAATAGACCAACTTTACTTGACTACATCTTCAACATTACTGATAAG TTTGTAGAGCTTCATGGTGACCGAGCTGGTTATGATGATCCTGCTATTGTAACTGGTATTGGAACAATAGATGGCAGGCGAATTATGTTTATCGGTCATCAAAAGGGTAGAAATACCAAAGAGAATATTCATCGCAACTTTGGAATGCCTACACCTCATGG TTACCGCAAGGCTCTACGAATGATGCGCTATGCAGAACGCCATGGGTTCCCTATCGTCACATTCATTGACACTCCAGGGGCATTTGCGGATCTTAAATCAGAAGAAAAAGGTCAA GGTGAATCGATTGCCCAAGATTTATATACTATGGCCGGAATAAAGGTACCGACCTTGGGCATTGTGATTGGTGAAGGTGGCTCTGGAGGTGCTTTGGCTATTATCTGTGTTAATAAACTGCTAGTGCTTGAAAACGCAGTCGTCTATGTTGCCAG CCCAGAAGCATGTGCAGCAATTCTTTGGAAGAATTCTAAAGCATCTCCAAAG GCTGCTGAGAAGCTCAAGATCACTGCTACCGAGCTTTGTAAGCTACAAATTGCTGATAGCATCATCCCT GAACCACTAGGTGGTGCACATACAGATCCACACTGGACCTCACAGCAAATAAAAACTGCCATTCTTAACTCGATGGAT GAACTCCAAAAGATGGGAACCGAAGAACTCATAAGACACCGTCGGCTCAAACATCGTAAGATTGGTGGGTTCCAAGAAGGACTGCCCGTTGATCCCGAAAAGAATTTCAACATGAAAAGGAAAGAGGAACCGCGACCCGGACTTATTTCTGACAAAGTGTTGCAGGCTGAAGTTAATAAACTCAAGGACCAAATTATTATGAAAGCAGGGGAGTCATCTTCAATAGCTCCAGATATGGATCAAAATGGGTTGATTGAGAAACTGAAAAGAGAAATTAATTATGAATTTTCTGAGGCTTCTAAAGCGTTGGGGATCGAAGAAAAATTAAGCAAAATGCATGAAGAATTTGCTAAAGTAGAGACCCGACAGTTGACTTCTGGTCAAATTGAGAATCTTGAGAATCTAAAGAAGGAGTTTAGTGACAATTTAGCAACCGCTCCAAACTATGGGAGGTTGGAGTACAAGCTAAGCTTGCTAAAAGAAATAACTGATGCTAAAGTCTTTGCTGAAAATTACAAAAAGACTCTTCCATTGAAGTCTAAAGTAAATGAAAAGTTCAAACAGGTTCTGAAAAAACAGAATTTGAAACAGAAAATTGAGGCACTGAAATACGAAATTGAAAAGTCCGGGGTGTCTGCTATCGAAGAATTGGATCAGAAGCTCAAAGAAAAAGTTGTTGAGATTAGGGAAGAAGTTGAATCTGAATTTGTCAACGCCCTTGAATCTTCGGGTGTTCATGTAGCTTCAAAAGTTGGTAACTCTTCAATGTCAGTAATCAAAGCTAAAGTTGATGAACTAAATTCAGAAATTAATCAGATAATTCAAGATGTGATTGAATCAACCCCGGATTTGAAGAATAAAATCGAGATGTTGAAACTTGAGGTAGCAAAGGACAAGAACACCCCTAGTGAGGAATCAAAGGAAAAGATTGCGGGTTTGGAGGTGCAAATAAAACAAGGTGTTGCTGAGGTCATGAGTTGTGCAGCCGTTAAAGATAAATATGAAGAATTGCAGGCGGAACTTGCAGAACTTTCCGGAGGATCTAATGGAAGTTTGATCAAGGAACCGAGCTACGCATAA
- the LOC139902746 gene encoding uncharacterized protein, protein MTEQDREMLIEQNRSLNFWDRRIHLHLQQLGAPELNQFLQQEDPLLDRFFQGSDNNQHRLVSAMLWLLESSPYYLGDDLRVNHLITQPYLQIRECTFEEFKDDINNNIGYKMPTRNWGRSARNGRRKWRMISRRNITSLGICLIV, encoded by the exons ATGACGGAGCAAGATCGAGAAATGTTGATAGAGCAAAACAGAAGTCTCAACTTTTGGGATCGAAGG ATTCATCTACATCTTCAGCAGCTAGGCGCTCCAGAG CTCAATCAATTTCTTCAGCAGGAAGACCCTCTCTTAGATCGTTTCTTTCAAGGGTCTGATAACAATCAACAtag GTTAGTGAGTGCCATGTTGTGGCTGTTGGAGTCTTCTCCATACTATCTTGGAGATGATTTAAG GGTCAACCACTTAATCACACAACCTTATTTGCAAATTAGAGAGTGTACGTTTGAAGAATTCAAAGATGATATCAACAATAACATCGGATACAAGATGCCAACGAGGAATTGGGGAAGGTCGGCCAG GAATGGAAGAAGGAAATGGCGTATGATAAGTCGTCGGAACATCACTTCTTTGGGGATTTGCTTGATAGTTTAA
- the LOC139902747 gene encoding uncharacterized protein translates to MSPNATTPVHHLSLRSVLEKKKLNDTNFLDWYHNLRIVLKVEKESYILDRPVPEEPPANATKSIRDAWTKHTDDSTEVACLMLATMIPDLQKDLEHHDAFEMLKQLKEMFQQQARQQRFETVRALHACKMKEGTSVSSYVLKMKSYIDQLERLGSSIGPELAIDLILNSLPKL, encoded by the coding sequence atgtcaCCCAATGCAACTACACCCGTTCACCACCTTTCTCTAAGATCTGTTTTAGAGAAGAAAAAACTCAATGATACGAACTTCTTAGACTGGTATCATAATTTGAGAATTGTGCTCAAAGTCGAAAAGGAGTCGTATATACTTGATAGACCCGTTCCCGAGGAACCCCCTGCTAATGCCACTAAGAGCATCCGAGATGCTTGGACTAAGCACACGGATGACTCCACAGAGGTAGCTTGCCTCATGTTAGCCACCATGATTCCAGACTTGCAAAAGGATCTGGAACATCATGATGCCTTTGAGATGCTTAAGCAGCTAAAGGAAATGTTCCAGCAACAAGCTAGGCAACAACGCTTTGAAACTGTTAGAGCGTTACACGCATGCAAGATGAAAGAGGGGACATCTGTAAGCTCTTATGTTCTAAAAATGAAGAGCTACATAGATCAGCTTGAGAGACTTGGATCTTCCATTGGTCCTGAGTTGGCAATAGACTTGATCCTCAACTCACTAccaaagttgtag